A DNA window from Paralichthys olivaceus isolate ysfri-2021 chromosome 11, ASM2471397v2, whole genome shotgun sequence contains the following coding sequences:
- the lrrc51 gene encoding leucine-rich repeat-containing protein 51: MYGAPVDLSYKRICCLGDTWIEEPRSGLRPLKRNSEKKYQSRSLRLNNNNISDLGDLQISVCHFLAEPLQLAWLDLSFNRITHIDPVLCELPELRVLYLHGNSISILSEVDRLGALPHLHTITLHGNAIEASKAYRNRVISALPQLKTMDFSSVTRQDRVMANIWHHGYNRRNSKQPLQ; the protein is encoded by the exons ATGTACGGAGCTCCAGTGGATTTATCTTACAAACGGATCTGCTGTCTGGGAG ATACCTGGATAGAAGAACCCAGAAGTGGCCTGCGACCTTTAAAGAGAAATTCAGAGAAGAAGTACCAAAGCCGCTCCCTGCGTctcaataacaacaacatttcTGACCTCGGTGACCTCCAGATCTCTGTTTGCCACTTCCTGGCTGAGCCATTACAGCTGGCCTGGCTGGACCTTTCATTCAACAGAATCACACACATAGACCCT GTTTTGTGTGAGCTGCCTGAGCTGCGTGTGCTGTATCTTCATGGTAACAGCATTTCCATCCTGTCAGAGGTGGACAGACTGGGAGCGCTGCCGCATCTACACACCATCACTCTACATGGAAATGCTATAGAAGCCAGCAAAGCTTACAG GAATCGAGTGATTTCTGCTCTGCCTCAGTTAAAGACAATGGACTTCAGTTCTGTGACGCGGCAGGATCGAGTCATGGCAAATATCTGGCATCACGGCTACAACCGCAGAAATAGCAAACAACCTCTCCAGTGA
- the lamtor1 gene encoding ragulator complex protein LAMTOR1, translated as MGCCYSSENETTEQDPERKPLIPHPNPVSKPPNGTDWIPTNVPSARTDEQALLTSILHKTAQNIIDVSAADSVMMEQHEYMDKARQYSTKLAVLSNSLSQKKALTLPSLTSQPHQVLASDLVPYSDVQQVSKIAAYAYSAISQIKVDAKEELVVQFAIP; from the exons ATGGGTTGCTGTTACAGCAGCGAGAACGAGACCACAGAGCAG GACCCTGAACGCAAGCCGTTGATCCCCCACCCCAACCCAGTCAGCAAACCCCCAAATGGGACAGACTGGATCCCCACCAATGTCCCCTCAGCCCGGACAGATGAACAGGCCCTCCTTACATCCATCCTCCATAAGACGGCACA gAACATCATCGATGTCTCAGCAGCTGACTCTGTTATGATGGAGCAGCATGAATATATGGACAAAGCTCGGCAATACAG tacGAAGCTGGCTGTGTTGAGCAACAGTCTGTCCCAGAAGAAAGCCCTCACTCTGCCCTCCCTCACCAGCCAGCCCCACCAAGTGCTTGCTAGTGACCTGGTGCCATATTCAGATGTTCAGCAG GTATCCAAGATCGCAGCCTATGCTTACAGTGCAATCTCTCAGATCAAAGTGGATGCTAAAGAAGAACTGGTGGTCCAGTTTGCCATTCCCTGA